In Lathyrus oleraceus cultivar Zhongwan6 chromosome 2, CAAS_Psat_ZW6_1.0, whole genome shotgun sequence, the DNA window AAATTTAGATTTTTAACATGATTAGGATTTATTTGTTTCGTTAATCCATTTGTTAACCATGAAAAACTCCCTAAAAAATGCTTGATTACCATGTGAGGTTTGATTAGAATTTTCCCATAATTCTTGACTTTTTAATTCATGTTTAGGAGTAAAATTGATAAATGCCACGTTCGTGTTCATGTCTTGCATTTTAACTCCATCTTATTAATGAATATTAACCACTCGTTGTTTTCTTAGTGGTGACGTGTGAGTGAGAGATCCAAACATCTTCCAAgttattccttttattttattcaaTAATTTATAAAGTGTAGTTTTCTTTTCATGTCGTTGTGTTGTATTGCGTGGATTCCCCCCATTGTGGGTTAAATGTCCCCCCTCCCTTAGTCATGTAATAGCTTAGTTTTATCGCTTTCTATCTTAGTTTACCATACATGTTAATAATCaaagataaaatacaaaacgATAAACAAAGCTTTTCAAAAGAAACGAAAGGTActtgattcaatgtcaagttGTTTTTTTCCAAATAAAATTCACACCATTGCAACGtaaatgcttgatccaacgtcaagcatTATCCATCCACTCCAAGATCCATTATTCACATCTTttctccattctcttctcaaCCTTATTCCATGTCTCTCCTCCATTCTTCACTCACTATTTTCTAATAAATTCAAACACTTGATTTAACATCAAGttcctttttcaaaaccattttcataacaaattggaatgcaaatggggtgtacgtgtttgtacacaacactcaagtaattgggttgtcgaccgtacctagcctgaggacccgacacttgactttcccccctaaaacatctaatgattcaaatAAGTTAGATCTAGGCGCTACGAAGAAGAAAAAGAATAGTTAGGACTCCATTGTCCTCTTGATTCCCAAGTACTTTGATCGTTGACTGTACTTAGTCAAGGGTTAGAGACCtgtctccctctaagttccaacGATTAAACTTGCCAAACTCCTTTCATAATCATATCTCtttttttggatgaaaaagagtggttaggacaacattgtcctctcaactcccgagttattggaccgttgactgtatctagccaagggGTTAATGCTTGTCTCCATGCATAAAATCCATCCtaacaaatcaaatcatctttttCCTTAGGGCCTTCTAttcaaaacctttcaataaggacgtgttactttcgctctaccgtgaacgaagcttaagcctccatatgtgagcaagtaatgtttaactgctaaagtgtgaaccaagcgtatccactttaccgcaaacaagcaaatactttccgctcccatgacagagtatacaagcaagtgaacagtagcacGCAAATGTCAATACTGTTCAGTAAAAATAACCAAACAAATATGCCATTTTtgagccgaactacgaagctctgacttccctattgcacgtatggggatacacaggcacaagggcccaaatccttggcgagcacactaacttaaaacttattttctcttCCACTTATAGCTAGCAACATACAGATAAATAAACATTCATAcgcatttgatacgagcaagtggttcccatggagtaccatggatgtgacgggtgttaataccttccccttgcataaccgacttccgaatcctctcttggttgcgagaccatttctctcatttggggttttatcgctattttccctttcctttggaataaataaaatccggtggcgactTTGTATTTTTCGCAGCGCTTCAcagtcgacacagcttctccccataattctttaggtagatgcttgcctttcaacatacttctaaccatattcatgatggttctattctttctttctacgactccattctgttgtggagtgtagggtgacaccagctcatgcataatcccttctttcacGCATAATGTGTcaaagtctttcgacacatattaTACACCACCATCAGTCTTTAGAGTCTTGATCTTTAGACCGTTTTGTATTTCGACCATAAATTTAAAtttggcaaatacctcgatcacttcacttttcttcttgatcaggtaagtccataGTTTTTGACTAAAATCATttatgaatgtaacaaagtatttgttacctccaatagaatccacctggataggaccacatacatcagaatatatgacttcaagaattgccttcgacctgcttcctgcatccttactgaagttgttcttgtgttgcttcgcctgcacacattctttacacacttcatttggaatgtcgattctggtaatcctgaaaccatatttcttctcttcaaatctttGATGTATTTGAAAATGAGATGGACAAGTCTATAATTCCATATACATTCATCTCtgttggctgctgttgcaaggcacttatgctccatcacatttagctcaatcttgaaggttctattctgagatattggagccttcaagatcaaccttccatttgagtcgcgaactctcatcatcttgtcttcgattGACACTTTGTATTTCTTTTTGACTaactgccctatgctgagcaaattgtTCTTCATGCCTGatatgtacaacacatttgaaattagTGACCTCTTGCCATTTTTCCTCATAATCAGAAtatcaccaacaccttcagctactagagtgttgtcatttgcaaatttcaccatgttcttcattgagggttttatgttgacaaaccaatctttcgTTTCAGACATGTGTGATGAACATCCTGATTCCAAGTACCACTGATCATTGAATCATTCTTCATCTCtcgttgtaaccatcaacaatgccttttcttcttcatgtttcaccaactttgcataagtttcttgattcttctacttttctaaacaatcactagaataatgaccatacttctgacaattgtaacactgaatgtgactaTTGTCTGACTTTTGACCACCACCTTTTCCTCTAACTGCAGCACCACCTCTTTcgttgccttggttccagggttttctctgattcgaccagtttccttcttgttgatttcgaccagtcgaattgttgtagcctcctcttCCTTTGTTGCTATTCCAACTTCCTTTTCCTTTCCTTTCATTTGCTGATTGCTCCTACAAAtccatatcactcttcgactttcctgcagctctttcagccattctttgttcatgagattcaagcgtcccttgaagctcttcctttgtcagttttaACAAATatttcgactcttctatggctaaTACCAAGTGGtcaaactttggagccaacgatctaaagatctttccaacaacagatcttgatgtcaacacttctccacataccttgatttgattcaccagtttcgtaatcttggtgaagaaatcagttatgctttcattgtcttccatctgaagcaattcatacgtccttttgtAAGTTTGTAACCTCACATTTTTCACCTTCTCCGCCCCTCCAAAAGACTTCTacagaatttcccatgcttctttcgctgactctacatcactaacattttcaaagttatctgcatcaacacattgatggattataaagagaaCTTTATAATCTTttttcttcaattctttatgtgcaatCTTTTCTTGATCTATCACGTTTTCTGcgcgttgttactccttccttcacaagatcccaaagatcttgataacagaacacaatctttatctgcttgcaccaattctcataattgttgttcttgagaatcataagatttgctggaaaatgtCTGTTTGGATGATTCATCGCCATCGTGATTTTCTTCCCATAAATCGCTTAAACCGGAactcttgataccagatgttgaAAATCCATCACAACCTATGGAtaatttcaatcaatcttgatgaacacgattgttatcactcacacaataacaatgaaaaaagaagaacaattatgaaagaaaagaaagaaggatgaaagagaagaagaattttctgcagagtttctctctgtccacaatctgtggaaaacttcttattcactttgcaattgcaaaatactatgaatacaatgttatgaatacaaTATACAAGAATAAGGATTACTCTCTCTATTTATAAATTTAGATTAGTTTGCACCCCAAaccaaaacccaaaactataaaagtccaaaatagctaacactactaaaataggcataagtcgaaatcctgtgtgaggcaccatgcttcgacacttcgacacactaatgCAACTCAACACTAGGTGATTtgacacttccttgcttctgtcgaacaacctgcttcgacacaaggaattacaattcaacactTCTAAACAAACTCTAGTTGCACACAAACTCCTATGTTAGATTATCTCAACACATTTATGCGTCTAAATATTATATCATCAATTTTAGTGTTTGTTATTTTAGAAAATTTTATATTACATGTTCTAAGTGACTTTTGAGGGTGACATGTtattgataaaacctttaaaTACTATTAATTTAATCTTATTAATTTATAACTTGAAATTGAATATTAAATTATTAAACTAAATATTAAATAGTGAAGTTATTAAATTGATGATAATTTAAGATCATAAAATAAGTCAATTAGAACGTGCCCCATGGCCAAAAACAGTTAGCTAGACTTTTCAAAAGTAGTGAATAGTTATTTAAAATTTTCTAATGTCTTGGTACCCGGCAGATTTGTGAACTCTAAGTCTTTGCAATCCAAGAATATCCTTGGATCACGGAAGAATCATGTGCTATACCTCATTGTTTACTCACAACTTGAGTTAGTTGACCACTTTGAGTATTCAATAATACACCTCAACTTGCCAACTCTTGTTCTTCAACACCAATGATTCACCAAGCAGCCAACTCTTGTTCTACCTGTTAAGCTTCAAGACAATCTGTTCCCATTTCTTTTCTGGTATGTATCATTTATCTCCACTATATTTTTCGATTGTTGCCATATTGTCCTACTAGGTAGTTTGGTCAGCATAAGAAATTTTTCAATGGGAAGATCGTGTATTCCAAAATGCAAAACTGCAAGACTAATGGGTTGGCTACAAATTATTTTGGGGAGTTTGGTAATCTTAGTAAGTATATTGAGCCTAACTAGATTCTACTATGCTGGTTTTTTCTTACACAATGAAGAAATATGCCAGCATTTGTATACTACTATAAAGGATGTAAACCATGGTTTTGATGCCAAAGCACTGTCGGATAGAGTTGAACAAGTATTGGATATGTTGGAAACTTTGCAGGGAAAGCTTGAgttaaaagaaaaagaaatggaGAAAAACAAAGGAATAGCCTTAGACAAGAAGTATTTAGAGGATGAAATAGTTAGGCCTCTTCACAGTGCAAATGTGGCTTTAAGACAGATTAGGCTTCCGAAGATTGAAGAGGGAGGGAACTTTACGGTAAAAGAGGATCCTTTGATTAATTATTTTGTGACCGAGGAGATTAGAAAGTACATAACTTCGAAGGAGAATAGAATTGGTAAGATTAATCTATATGGGTCGGACAAGGTTTATAACACAATTGGGCATGCATGTGTTTTGCACAAGAAAGAGCTGGAACGGTACATGGACTATGACATTGGTTCATATTGTGATGATGATTGGAATTTAGCTCAAAAGCTTATGCTTAATGGGTGTGATCCTTTGCCTAGAAGAAGGTGTTTGACAAGGGCTTCAAAAGTTTACTATAAACCATATCCTATCAACGAGTCGCTATGGAGAATACCAGACGAAAGAAATGTGAGGTGGGGGAATTACCAATGTAGAAATTTCGAGTGCTTATCAAGCAAGAATCCGAAGAGGGGCTATTCGAAATGTACAGGATGTTTCGAAATGGAAAAAGAGAAGGTGAAATGGGTTTCTAATACCTCACTTTCCACCGACTTTTTGATCAGTGATGTTTTGGCAATCAAACCGGGAGAAATAAGGATAGGACTAGACTATGGAATTGGGACAGGTACATTTGCGGCGAGAATGAGGGAAAAGAATGTAACAATTGTGTCAACTGCTTTGAACCTTGGTGCTCCTTTCAATGAGATGATAGCTCTAAGGGGTTTGGTTCCTTTATATGTGACATTAAACCAAAGGCTTCCATTCTTTGATAACATAATGGATTTGATTCATACAAGTGGGTTTATGGATGGTTGGATTGATTTTCTATTGTTGGATTTCATATTGTATGATTGGGATAGAGTTTTAAGACCAGGAGGTTTACTATGGATTGACAAGTTCTTCTGTAAGAAAAAGGATTTGGATGATTATATGTACATGTTTCTTCAACTAAGGTACAGGAAACACATGTGGGTTATTTCTCCAAAGTCAAAAGATGAAGTGTATCTCTCAGCATTGCTC includes these proteins:
- the LOC127119133 gene encoding probable methyltransferase At1g29790, with amino-acid sequence MGRSCIPKCKTARLMGWLQIILGSLVILVSILSLTRFYYAGFFLHNEEICQHLYTTIKDVNHGFDAKALSDRVEQVLDMLETLQGKLELKEKEMEKNKGIALDKKYLEDEIVRPLHSANVALRQIRLPKIEEGGNFTVKEDPLINYFVTEEIRKYITSKENRIGKINLYGSDKVYNTIGHACVLHKKELERYMDYDIGSYCDDDWNLAQKLMLNGCDPLPRRRCLTRASKVYYKPYPINESLWRIPDERNVRWGNYQCRNFECLSSKNPKRGYSKCTGCFEMEKEKVKWVSNTSLSTDFLISDVLAIKPGEIRIGLDYGIGTGTFAARMREKNVTIVSTALNLGAPFNEMIALRGLVPLYVTLNQRLPFFDNIMDLIHTSGFMDGWIDFLLLDFILYDWDRVLRPGGLLWIDKFFCKKKDLDDYMYMFLQLRYRKHMWVISPKSKDEVYLSALLQKPPRAI